The DNA sequence GGCCCAGCGACCACGGTGACGCCCGAGACTCATTGGCCTCGCGAGCAGGTCGCGGCGGCTCTCTCCTGGTCTGCCGCGGCTGATTGCCACGCGTCGGCGAAGGCGCTGCTCGCCCGGTGTCGCAGCGCGCTCACGGCGTTCGGCGAGATGCCCAGGATCGGGGCGACATCGCGCGGTGTGAGCCCCTCGACCCCGGTGAGCCACAGCACCTCGCGCCACTGCGGCCGCAGCGACGCGAATATGGTCCTGACCTGGAGCCGGTCGGCGCACTCGTCGTCGAGCGCCACCTCGGAGCCCACGACCTCGGCCAAGTCCTCCACAGGATCGCGGATGACCGCCAGACGGTCCCGATCCCGGTGCCAGTTCATGCTGACGCAGCGCACGGTGGCGTACAGATACGGCCCGAACCCCTCGCTGGGCCCGGCGCCTGCGCAGATCGCGTGGAGGATGCGGACGAATGCCTCGGCGGCGAGGTCCTCAGCCTCGAAACGGTCGGTGATGTGGTGGGCCATGCAGACCGCAGCGTGCGACCACCGCCTCCACAGTTCGCCCATCGCCTCGTCGTCGCCCCGCCGGACACGCTCCACGAGTT is a window from the Xylanimonas ulmi genome containing:
- a CDS encoding RNA polymerase sigma factor; its protein translation is MGDTVLRAHISGCPALEAEGESLMLVDSGLVPVDDPPPGVALTDVELVERVRRGDDEAMGELWRRWSHAAVCMAHHITDRFEAEDLAAEAFVRILHAICAGAGPSEGFGPYLYATVRCVSMNWHRDRDRLAVIRDPVEDLAEVVGSEVALDDECADRLQVRTIFASLRPQWREVLWLTGVEGLTPRDVAPILGISPNAVSALRHRASSAFADAWQSAAADQERAAATCSRGQ